Proteins encoded within one genomic window of Patescibacteria group bacterium:
- the lepB gene encoding signal peptidase I: MNNTLEKFATLASWLMLFGRGILLSVILLLIIMRSLITAVKVDGHSMDPTLKDKQWVLVDLVSKNFNSWNRGDVVILRFPGDPLNTWYVKRIIGIPGDQIKIVDDVVYRNNQKITEDYLPSGSITFTGVIDIDGTVPNDQYLVLGDNRQVSNDSRFFGYVPKEDLFGKVIGY, from the coding sequence ATGAACAACACGTTAGAAAAATTTGCTACTCTTGCTTCTTGGCTAATGTTATTCGGCCGAGGCATTTTACTGAGCGTAATTCTGTTGTTGATAATCATGCGTTCATTAATTACTGCCGTTAAAGTTGATGGACACAGCATGGATCCAACACTAAAGGATAAGCAATGGGTGCTGGTAGATTTAGTTTCGAAAAATTTCAATTCGTGGAACCGTGGCGACGTGGTCATTTTGCGATTCCCCGGCGATCCGTTAAACACATGGTATGTAAAACGAATCATTGGCATCCCGGGCGATCAAATCAAAATTGTAGATGATGTTGTTTATCGCAACAATCAAAAAATCACCGAGGATTATTTACCTTCGGGATCAATCACCTTTACGGGCGTGATCGATATTGATGGCACCGTGCCAAATGATCAATATCTGGTATTAGGCGACAATCGCCAAGTCAGCAACGACTCTCGCTTCTTCGGTTACGTACCAAAAGAAGACCTTTTTGGAAAGGTAATTGGATACTAA
- the frr gene encoding ribosome recycling factor, with protein sequence MLPETLSQIKGQMTKSVDHLSEQLKSLRTGRANSAMVEDVLVTYYGAKTPLKQVATIQIPESSLIVIQPWDPKALNDIEQGIREAELGMNPTNDGRVIRLSLPPLTTERRTELIKMLHKMGEETRVVIRNIRKEAWDSTQAGFKKGDVTEDDKYRTEEQLNKIVDEYNNKIEEIIKLKEQDLQTV encoded by the coding sequence ATGCTTCCAGAAACATTATCTCAGATAAAAGGTCAGATGACCAAATCCGTGGATCATTTGTCAGAGCAGCTTAAGTCGCTGCGTACCGGCCGAGCAAATTCGGCAATGGTTGAGGATGTTTTGGTAACATACTACGGTGCAAAAACGCCGCTAAAACAAGTGGCAACCATTCAAATTCCAGAAAGCTCTCTGATTGTAATTCAGCCGTGGGACCCGAAGGCATTAAACGATATTGAGCAAGGAATTCGTGAGGCCGAGCTGGGGATGAATCCAACTAACGATGGGCGAGTAATTAGGCTTAGTTTACCGCCGCTTACAACGGAGCGCCGTACGGAGTTAATCAAAATGCTGCATAAAATGGGTGAGGAAACCAGGGTAGTCATTCGAAATATCCGGAAAGAGGCATGGGATTCTACGCAAGCAGGTTTCAAAAAGGGTGATGTAACAGAGGATGATAAATATCGCACCGAAGAGCAGTTGAACAAAATTGTTGATGAATATAACAACAAAATTGAAGAAATTATTAAACTAAAAGAACAAGATT